A part of Terriglobus roseus genomic DNA contains:
- the lipA gene encoding lipoyl synthase encodes MPPLSNGSTIDIVTPVAASELIQIDLSPKKPTPKPEWLKARAPMGETFHALKKLTREQGLHTVCESAHCPNIGECWNHKTATFMMLGNSCTRRCGFCAVPSGKPEPIDHDEPRRVAYAVATLGLQHAVITSVNRDDDNVGAATAFVNVIHEIRKQAPGCQVEILTPDFQGTEEAIRLVVAAGPEILNHNIETVPRLYRVAKSGGRYERSIGYLRLAKELNPKQVTKTGIIVGMGEETHELLDVFRDLAAIKVDILTIGQYLRPSKDHIPMKRYYTPQEFEFLKEEALRMGFKHVESGPLVRSSYHAHEQAQSTGLK; translated from the coding sequence ATGCCGCCTCTTTCCAACGGGTCTACAATAGACATTGTGACGCCTGTAGCCGCATCGGAACTGATCCAGATTGATCTCTCCCCGAAGAAGCCCACGCCCAAGCCGGAGTGGCTGAAAGCGCGTGCGCCCATGGGCGAGACCTTCCATGCGCTGAAGAAGCTCACACGCGAGCAGGGGCTGCACACTGTCTGCGAAAGCGCCCACTGCCCCAACATTGGCGAGTGCTGGAACCACAAGACCGCCACGTTCATGATGCTGGGCAATAGCTGCACGCGCCGCTGCGGTTTCTGCGCGGTGCCCAGCGGCAAGCCTGAGCCGATTGATCACGATGAGCCACGCCGCGTGGCCTACGCCGTTGCAACGCTTGGGCTGCAGCATGCCGTCATCACCAGCGTGAATCGCGACGATGACAATGTTGGCGCTGCGACAGCCTTCGTCAACGTGATCCACGAGATTCGCAAGCAGGCACCGGGATGCCAGGTGGAGATTCTGACGCCGGACTTCCAGGGCACGGAAGAGGCGATTCGCCTTGTTGTTGCTGCCGGTCCTGAGATCCTGAATCACAACATTGAGACTGTGCCGCGGCTATATCGCGTGGCCAAATCCGGTGGACGCTACGAGCGCAGCATCGGCTATCTGCGGCTTGCAAAAGAGCTGAATCCGAAGCAGGTCACCAAGACTGGCATCATCGTTGGCATGGGTGAAGAGACGCACGAGCTGCTCGACGTCTTCCGCGATCTGGCTGCTATCAAGGTCGACATCCTGACCATCGGCCAGTATCTGCGTCCGTCGAAAGACCACATTCCCATGAAGCGTTACTACACGCCGCAGGAATTCGAGTTCCTGAAGGAAGAAGCGCTACGCATGGGATTCAAGCATGTGGAGAGCGGACCGCTGGTGCGTTCCAGCTATCACGCTCACGAGCAGGCTCAGTCCACCGGACTGAAGTAA
- a CDS encoding DUF3060 domain-containing protein, with the protein MKPFAVAVMTVTFSASLLAQRQVAPHDFDQPGEHDTVIAGNQQKQSLTCASGAAVYVEGQENEVQVHGRCRFVRVQGNKNHVWVDQFTTVPVEGNDNVVFVSDPETRYSSRGNNNRFEKAKH; encoded by the coding sequence ATGAAGCCCTTCGCCGTCGCTGTGATGACCGTCACCTTCTCCGCATCCCTGCTTGCACAGCGCCAGGTCGCTCCCCACGACTTCGACCAGCCCGGCGAGCACGACACCGTAATTGCGGGCAATCAGCAGAAGCAAAGCTTGACGTGTGCGAGCGGCGCTGCCGTGTATGTGGAAGGCCAGGAGAACGAAGTGCAGGTGCACGGCCGCTGCCGCTTCGTGCGCGTGCAGGGAAACAAGAACCATGTGTGGGTGGATCAGTTCACCACGGTGCCCGTGGAAGGCAACGACAACGTTGTCTTCGTCAGCGATCCGGAAACGCGCTACAGCAGCCGCGGAAACAACAACCGCTTCGAGAAGGCAAAGCACTGA
- a CDS encoding purine-nucleoside phosphorylase, whose translation MRLRQFFSLLPLLCSVAASSQQPVLRPKVVIVSYFEVGNDTGDRPGELQLWVERDHLDRVIEVPGMTRAVRANADGTEIAVAVGPGNIRPGVNLMALGSDPRFDLRQAHWLLNGIAGISPADGTIGDAVWTDFIINGDLAKEIDPRESPKNWPDGFLSLDGVTQSDPKGGANWEDDVRTWKGADAHTNRRGNVIRMNTTLMQWAYTLTRDAKLPEDDAMRKLRLQYKGFAGTAREPKVITGANMATEIFWHGAKMDAWAHRWVQFETDGVAHLGTTAMNDTGSMLALWSLTQQGKADWNRALLLRTASNFDMPAPGVTAADNLASEKHGAYTGYLPALEAAYTVGHRVVTEWMKM comes from the coding sequence ATGCGTCTCCGCCAGTTTTTCAGCCTGCTGCCGCTCTTGTGCAGCGTCGCAGCGTCCTCACAACAGCCCGTCCTGCGGCCAAAGGTCGTCATCGTTAGTTACTTCGAAGTGGGTAACGACACCGGCGATCGTCCCGGTGAATTACAGCTTTGGGTGGAACGCGATCATCTCGATCGGGTGATTGAAGTCCCCGGTATGACACGCGCAGTCCGCGCAAACGCTGACGGAACAGAGATTGCCGTCGCGGTCGGCCCTGGCAACATTAGGCCCGGCGTGAATCTGATGGCCTTGGGCAGCGATCCCCGCTTCGATCTACGTCAGGCGCACTGGCTCTTGAATGGCATCGCAGGCATCTCGCCCGCTGACGGCACCATTGGCGATGCAGTGTGGACAGACTTCATCATCAACGGCGATTTGGCCAAAGAAATTGACCCGCGTGAATCACCCAAGAACTGGCCGGATGGCTTCCTTTCTCTCGACGGTGTCACGCAGTCCGATCCCAAAGGCGGCGCGAATTGGGAAGATGACGTCCGCACATGGAAGGGTGCGGACGCGCACACGAACCGGCGCGGCAATGTGATCCGCATGAACACGACGCTCATGCAGTGGGCCTACACGCTGACACGCGATGCAAAGCTTCCCGAAGACGACGCCATGCGCAAACTACGTCTTCAATACAAGGGATTTGCAGGCACAGCACGCGAACCCAAAGTGATTACCGGCGCGAACATGGCCACGGAGATTTTCTGGCATGGCGCAAAGATGGACGCGTGGGCACATCGCTGGGTGCAGTTTGAGACAGACGGCGTGGCGCACCTGGGCACAACCGCGATGAACGACACGGGTTCCATGCTGGCGTTATGGTCGCTGACGCAGCAGGGTAAAGCGGATTGGAACCGCGCTCTGCTTCTGCGCACAGCCAGCAACTTCGACATGCCCGCTCCGGGCGTAACGGCAGCCGATAATCTTGCGAGCGAAAAACACGGCGCGTACACCGGCTATCTACCGGCACTCGAAGCGGCCTACACAGTAGGTCATCGAGTCGTTACCGAATGGATGAAGATGTAA
- a CDS encoding SPFH domain-containing protein produces MTLFGEAFNDKKNIGNSEDRIKLALRIGGLLLVAVIGVSIFFNYIVSIDRIGAGHVGVEVVLSGSQRGASEIPIRTGWVFYSPLRSQIVEFPTFVQTVKWTQDTNEGRAVNEQMSFNSKEGMEIYSDVSLSYSIEPKRVPDFYVKYRVTDLDQFTRGILRDVVRNSLNEIASTYTVEQIYGEQKTAFLTQVQRRVQEQMDPVGVEIQQFGFIGAPRVPQVIAQAITAKAQAIQDAERARNELAKTQAEAAKQVAEAEGEAKSGVTRAQGEAEANRIRQSSLTPQLLQLRTLENQRALIDRWNGQLPSVETAGSSAMMLQLPGAR; encoded by the coding sequence ATGACTCTCTTTGGTGAGGCTTTTAACGACAAGAAAAACATCGGCAATTCAGAAGACCGCATAAAACTGGCACTCCGTATTGGTGGCCTGCTGCTTGTTGCCGTGATCGGCGTTTCCATCTTCTTCAACTACATCGTGTCCATCGACCGTATTGGCGCGGGCCACGTGGGTGTCGAGGTGGTGCTGAGTGGTTCGCAACGTGGCGCTTCCGAGATTCCGATTCGTACCGGCTGGGTGTTTTACTCGCCGCTGCGGTCGCAGATTGTGGAGTTCCCAACGTTTGTGCAGACCGTGAAGTGGACGCAGGACACGAATGAAGGACGTGCAGTGAATGAGCAGATGAGCTTCAACTCGAAGGAAGGCATGGAGATTTATTCGGATGTAAGTCTCAGCTACTCCATTGAGCCGAAGCGTGTGCCCGACTTCTATGTGAAGTATCGCGTTACCGATCTGGATCAGTTCACGCGCGGTATTCTTCGCGACGTGGTGCGTAACTCGCTGAATGAAATTGCTTCCACATACACCGTGGAGCAGATTTACGGTGAGCAGAAGACGGCCTTCCTGACGCAGGTACAACGCCGTGTCCAGGAGCAAATGGACCCGGTGGGCGTGGAGATTCAGCAGTTCGGCTTTATCGGCGCGCCGCGTGTTCCTCAGGTGATTGCACAAGCCATTACGGCAAAGGCGCAGGCGATTCAGGATGCGGAACGCGCTCGCAACGAACTGGCCAAGACGCAGGCAGAAGCTGCCAAGCAGGTGGCTGAGGCTGAGGGTGAAGCCAAGAGCGGCGTAACTCGTGCGCAGGGTGAAGCCGAGGCGAATCGCATTCGTCAGAGCAGCCTAACGCCGCAATTGCTGCAACTGCGTACGTTGGAAAACCAGCGTGCACTGATTGATCGCTGGAACGGTCAGTTGCCCAGCGTAGAAACAGCGGGCAGCAGCGCCATGATGCTGCAACTGCCCGGCGCACGATAA
- a CDS encoding aspartate carbamoyltransferase catalytic subunit, which yields MSTTAANPTASHPGSLTSIHDISLDGITRLLALTNRLVAEPHRERVKHLDGRKVALLFYESSTRTRTSFELAAKSLGAMTTLVSDKSSSIEKGESLHDTGVTLRALGAECIILRSNYSGAPEVLARSTGLPVLNAGDGMHEHPSQALLDLRTMLVRLGLSQQLTPTTMAGKTVVITGDIRHSRVARSNAILLPKLGARVIFCGPPELCPKEALDLSHGVEIERDFEKALQQADVAMMLRIQRERLAGLDIDSAEYIAGYQLNEQRLRAHAPKALVMHPGPMVRGLEIDSAAADGPQSAIEEQVAHGLAVRMALLHRALLGETNA from the coding sequence ATGAGCACTACAGCTGCCAACCCGACAGCGTCCCATCCTGGCTCACTTACCTCTATTCATGACATTTCACTCGACGGCATTACCCGCCTGCTGGCGCTGACGAACCGGCTGGTTGCCGAACCGCATCGCGAGCGTGTGAAACATCTGGATGGACGCAAGGTAGCCCTGTTGTTTTACGAGTCGTCCACGCGAACGCGCACCAGCTTTGAGCTGGCTGCGAAGTCGCTGGGCGCTATGACGACGCTGGTGAGCGATAAGTCCTCGTCCATTGAAAAGGGCGAAAGCCTGCACGATACCGGTGTGACGCTGCGTGCGTTGGGCGCGGAGTGCATCATCCTGCGTTCGAATTATTCCGGCGCGCCTGAGGTGCTGGCACGTTCGACAGGCTTGCCAGTGTTGAATGCGGGTGATGGCATGCACGAGCATCCTTCGCAGGCGTTGCTGGATCTTCGCACGATGTTGGTGCGGCTTGGCTTGTCGCAGCAGCTTACGCCGACGACGATGGCGGGAAAGACGGTTGTGATTACCGGCGATATCCGTCACTCGCGTGTAGCGCGTTCGAATGCGATTCTGCTGCCCAAGCTGGGCGCGCGTGTGATCTTCTGCGGACCGCCAGAGTTGTGTCCGAAGGAAGCGCTGGATCTATCGCATGGCGTTGAGATTGAGCGCGATTTTGAAAAGGCATTGCAGCAGGCGGATGTGGCAATGATGCTGCGCATTCAGCGCGAACGTCTTGCAGGATTGGACATTGATTCCGCTGAGTACATCGCTGGATATCAGTTGAACGAACAGCGTCTGCGCGCGCATGCGCCAAAGGCGTTGGTGATGCATCCCGGCCCCATGGTGCGTGGATTGGAGATTGATTCTGCTGCGGCAGATGGACCGCAGTCGGCGATTGAAGAGCAGGTGGCGCATGGTCTTGCCGTGCGCATGGCACTGTTGCATCGCGCGCTGCTGGGGGAGACAAACGCATGA
- a CDS encoding RDD family protein produces the protein MLKFWRGERWFHAHETARFDELNGLPLASFKRRAWAFMIDALIIGILKAPFRHFHFLPEAHSSVELVNEITEKIPELIKSIVYFGVALKLGKGQTPGKWLMKIKVMSLTHDSIGWWQSIERGLGYGASLLEGGFGFFQYFLNGNRMCVHDRIAETIVVDIQKPRVRPALHPETDCEERKIEAEAAV, from the coding sequence ATGCTGAAATTTTGGCGGGGAGAGCGCTGGTTTCACGCGCACGAAACGGCTCGCTTTGACGAACTGAACGGCCTGCCGCTGGCCAGCTTCAAGCGCCGCGCCTGGGCGTTTATGATCGACGCCCTCATCATCGGGATATTGAAGGCGCCTTTCCGGCACTTTCATTTCCTGCCCGAGGCACACAGCAGCGTGGAACTGGTGAACGAGATTACCGAGAAGATCCCTGAGCTGATTAAGTCCATTGTTTACTTCGGTGTCGCGTTGAAGCTAGGCAAAGGCCAGACGCCGGGCAAGTGGCTGATGAAGATCAAGGTCATGTCGCTGACGCATGACAGCATCGGCTGGTGGCAGTCCATTGAGCGCGGTCTGGGGTATGGTGCGTCGCTGCTGGAGGGCGGTTTTGGCTTCTTCCAGTACTTTCTGAACGGCAACCGCATGTGCGTCCACGACCGTATCGCAGAGACCATTGTGGTGGACATTCAGAAGCCGCGAGTGCGTCCGGCGCTACACCCGGAGACTGACTGCGAGGAGCGGAAAATCGAGGCTGAGGCCGCCGTTTGA
- a CDS encoding dihydroorotase has protein sequence MSAILLRGGRVIDPASGCNDFADVLVENGIIREVDFTTQSGELDALAKNMRAEVLDCTGCIVAPGIIDAHVHLREPGQTHKETIATGTQAAVAGGVTTVVAMPNTTPVTDSVALLEFVQSVQRDPSARVLAMPAATVGSMGGELTDYAALAEAGAVGFTDDGKPVLADEVMKKALLEAARLGLPISQHAEDTRMTVGASMNFGPVAFRLGLRGMPIEAESSIVERDIRLLEEIEREARLRPHLHVQHVSTAKALAAIRDAKSRGLHVTCEVAPHHIAFTDEAIAGDPAQGSRRYDTHFKMNPPLRSRAEVDACIAAVLDGTVDIIATDHAPHAHHEKNVEFERAPNGITGLETSLGASLRILNREHGMPLIDVLALMTSAPAEKLHLRRLGHDVGRIQTGAFADVMVFDAAAEWTYDVRMTRSKSRNTPFDGAPMLGKVKFTLVKGEVKYRA, from the coding sequence ATGAGCGCCATTCTTCTGCGCGGTGGACGCGTAATTGATCCTGCGAGTGGTTGTAACGACTTTGCTGATGTTTTGGTGGAGAACGGCATCATCCGTGAAGTGGACTTCACAACGCAGTCCGGTGAACTGGATGCTCTTGCGAAGAACATGCGCGCTGAGGTTCTCGATTGCACTGGATGCATCGTGGCGCCGGGCATCATTGATGCGCATGTACATCTGCGTGAGCCCGGGCAGACGCATAAGGAAACCATTGCAACCGGAACGCAGGCTGCCGTGGCGGGCGGTGTGACTACGGTTGTAGCCATGCCAAACACCACGCCTGTAACGGATTCCGTTGCGCTGCTGGAGTTTGTGCAGAGCGTGCAGCGCGATCCTTCCGCACGCGTGCTGGCCATGCCCGCCGCAACAGTTGGAAGCATGGGCGGCGAGCTTACGGACTATGCTGCTCTGGCGGAAGCGGGTGCGGTTGGCTTCACCGACGATGGCAAACCAGTGCTTGCCGATGAGGTGATGAAGAAGGCGTTGCTGGAAGCAGCAAGGCTTGGCTTGCCTATCTCGCAGCATGCGGAAGACACGCGCATGACCGTGGGCGCCAGCATGAATTTTGGCCCTGTGGCGTTTCGTCTGGGACTGCGTGGCATGCCCATTGAGGCTGAGTCCTCCATTGTGGAGCGTGACATTCGCCTGTTGGAAGAGATTGAACGCGAGGCGCGGCTGCGTCCGCATCTGCATGTACAGCATGTTTCCACGGCGAAGGCGCTTGCAGCCATTCGCGATGCGAAGTCACGCGGCTTGCATGTGACGTGTGAAGTAGCGCCGCATCACATTGCGTTTACGGATGAAGCGATTGCGGGCGATCCTGCGCAGGGGTCGCGTCGTTATGACACGCACTTCAAGATGAACCCGCCGCTGCGTTCGCGTGCAGAGGTGGATGCGTGTATCGCTGCAGTGCTTGATGGAACAGTGGACATCATCGCCACGGATCACGCGCCCCATGCGCACCACGAGAAGAACGTGGAGTTTGAGCGCGCGCCCAATGGCATCACTGGTCTCGAAACATCGCTGGGCGCATCGCTGCGTATTCTGAATCGTGAACACGGCATGCCGCTGATTGATGTTCTTGCTCTGATGACCTCTGCGCCCGCAGAGAAGCTGCATCTGCGCAGGCTGGGCCACGATGTAGGCCGCATACAAACCGGCGCATTTGCTGATGTGATGGTGTTCGATGCAGCGGCGGAGTGGACTTACGACGTACGCATGACGCGATCGAAGTCGCGCAACACACCGTTCGACGGCGCACCGATGCTGGGCAAAGTGAAGTTCACCCTCGTGAAGGGCGAAGTAAAGTACCGCGCATAA
- a CDS encoding RcnB family protein encodes MTRFAGVVLTCAMALPAASAFAQHYDDHRDDHGHPPPPPHGYVRHDNWHKGYRMPPNDWNRGRRVDYRSYHLSAPPRGYEWREVDGNYVMAAVATGIIASAIVASTAR; translated from the coding sequence ATGACCAGGTTTGCAGGTGTAGTTCTGACATGCGCTATGGCGTTGCCCGCAGCATCGGCTTTTGCTCAGCACTACGACGATCACCGCGATGATCATGGGCATCCTCCTCCGCCGCCCCACGGATATGTCCGCCACGATAACTGGCACAAGGGATATCGCATGCCTCCCAATGACTGGAATCGCGGCCGCCGCGTCGACTACCGCAGCTATCACTTGTCTGCGCCACCGCGTGGTTATGAGTGGCGCGAAGTGGATGGCAATTACGTGATGGCTGCCGTAGCAACCGGCATCATCGCTTCGGCGATTGTGGCTTCCACCGCTCGCTAA
- a CDS encoding Gfo/Idh/MocA family protein, which yields MQSSRRTFLLATGMTALASRSAFGANQRLRVGVIGAGGRMKSLLNAAEASGFDFEIVAVSDVYVPNREQVKTRPSAVNATLHNDYREVTDNKNIDAVIIATPDHWHVRVATAALAVGKDVYLEKPVNHTMEEGETLRKAVRSSKRILQCGMQQRSWSQFRDAVALVQSGALGRVPQVRTYWWQNYAVSWVPKPVDLAQLDWKQWLGGAPDQPYDAEKFFRWRWYWSFGGGAMTDLFAHWIDVVHWAMKTDAPSMATMLGDKHVFTNWDCPDTIQAAFRYPGFDVVYEGMMSSSIDDGGLEFRGTEATLKLTRGGMTVWREGLKGAQNPILKEESFRDGTIDHMTNFFQCLESRKEPNAPVEAGVAAANAGHIGNLAYKNGGVWQSKRG from the coding sequence ATGCAATCCAGCCGCCGTACCTTTCTGCTTGCCACGGGCATGACAGCCCTTGCGTCGCGTTCTGCTTTTGGAGCCAACCAGCGACTTCGAGTTGGCGTTATCGGCGCTGGCGGGCGCATGAAGTCTTTGCTGAATGCTGCGGAAGCCAGCGGCTTTGATTTCGAGATTGTTGCCGTGAGTGATGTGTATGTGCCGAATCGCGAACAGGTGAAGACGCGTCCGAGCGCCGTGAATGCCACGTTGCACAACGACTATCGCGAAGTTACGGACAACAAGAACATCGATGCGGTGATCATTGCGACGCCCGATCACTGGCATGTGCGCGTGGCTACGGCGGCCCTGGCCGTGGGTAAGGACGTCTATCTGGAGAAACCCGTCAACCACACCATGGAAGAGGGCGAGACACTGCGTAAGGCCGTGCGTTCCAGCAAGCGCATTCTGCAGTGCGGCATGCAGCAGCGTAGCTGGTCGCAATTTCGCGATGCGGTTGCACTGGTGCAGAGCGGAGCGCTGGGTCGCGTGCCGCAGGTGCGCACCTACTGGTGGCAAAACTACGCCGTAAGTTGGGTGCCGAAGCCGGTAGACCTGGCGCAGCTTGATTGGAAGCAGTGGCTCGGCGGCGCGCCGGACCAGCCGTATGACGCGGAGAAGTTCTTCCGCTGGCGTTGGTACTGGAGCTTTGGCGGCGGCGCGATGACGGACCTGTTTGCGCACTGGATCGACGTGGTGCATTGGGCCATGAAGACCGACGCGCCGTCGATGGCCACCATGCTTGGCGACAAGCACGTGTTTACCAACTGGGATTGCCCAGACACCATCCAGGCCGCGTTCCGTTATCCCGGCTTTGATGTGGTGTACGAGGGCATGATGAGCTCGTCGATTGACGACGGCGGACTCGAGTTCCGCGGCACCGAGGCCACGCTCAAGTTAACGCGCGGCGGCATGACGGTGTGGCGCGAAGGTCTGAAGGGAGCGCAGAACCCCATCCTGAAGGAAGAATCGTTCCGCGACGGCACCATCGACCACATGACGAACTTCTTCCAGTGCCTGGAGTCGCGCAAGGAGCCCAACGCGCCGGTGGAGGCGGGTGTGGCTGCGGCGAATGCTGGTCATATCGGGAATCTTGCTTATAAAAACGGCGGCGTCTGGCAGTCAAAACGGGGCTAA
- the bshA gene encoding N-acetyl-alpha-D-glucosaminyl L-malate synthase BshA produces MKIGITCYPTYGGSGVVATELGIELAARGHQVHFITYQQPFRLTGREEGIFFHEVAVTSYPLFQYPPYDLALASRMAEVAEFYGLDLLHVHYAIPHSVSALLARQMLAVRGIRLPFITTLHGTDITLVGQDPGYLPITKFGIEESDGVTSISADLKETTVRSFGVQKEIEVIRNFVNCDVYKPDDEKRRALRPRYAKPDEKILIHLSNFRRVKRVGDVVEVFARVVREVPSRLMLIGDGPDRSIAESLALRYGIQDRIHFLGKQDSVQDLLLLGDLMLMPSEMESFGLAALEGMACRVPCIATRVGGVPELVEDGVNGLLFAVGDVKAMAAGAIEILSNEPRQQAMAAAARKTAQDKFCTSRIIPMYERYYEQVLNEVS; encoded by the coding sequence ATGAAGATTGGTATCACCTGCTATCCCACGTATGGCGGCAGTGGCGTCGTTGCCACGGAGCTTGGTATTGAACTGGCGGCGCGTGGCCACCAGGTGCACTTCATCACCTATCAGCAGCCCTTTCGCCTGACGGGACGCGAGGAAGGCATCTTCTTCCACGAGGTGGCGGTTACGAGCTATCCGTTGTTTCAATACCCGCCGTATGATCTTGCGCTGGCGAGTCGCATGGCAGAGGTGGCGGAGTTTTACGGGCTGGATCTGCTGCATGTTCACTACGCCATTCCGCACAGCGTAAGCGCGCTGCTGGCGCGGCAGATGCTGGCTGTACGCGGCATCCGTTTGCCGTTCATCACCACATTGCACGGTACAGACATCACGCTTGTGGGGCAGGACCCTGGTTATCTTCCCATTACGAAATTCGGTATTGAGGAAAGCGACGGTGTGACTTCGATCTCCGCGGACCTGAAAGAGACTACTGTGCGTTCTTTCGGAGTGCAGAAGGAGATCGAAGTGATTCGCAATTTTGTAAATTGCGATGTTTACAAGCCGGACGATGAAAAGCGTCGTGCACTGCGTCCTCGTTATGCGAAACCGGACGAGAAGATTCTGATTCATCTTTCAAACTTTCGTCGCGTGAAGCGTGTGGGCGATGTGGTGGAAGTGTTTGCGCGTGTGGTGCGCGAAGTGCCGTCGCGGCTGATGTTGATTGGCGACGGGCCCGATCGCAGCATCGCGGAATCGTTGGCATTACGTTACGGCATCCAGGATCGCATTCACTTTTTAGGCAAGCAGGACAGTGTGCAGGACTTGTTGTTGCTTGGTGACCTGATGCTGATGCCGTCAGAGATGGAAAGCTTTGGCCTGGCTGCGCTGGAGGGTATGGCGTGTCGCGTGCCGTGCATCGCTACGCGTGTGGGCGGCGTGCCGGAACTGGTGGAAGACGGTGTGAACGGATTGCTGTTTGCCGTGGGTGATGTAAAGGCGATGGCTGCCGGAGCGATTGAGATATTGTCGAACGAGCCTCGTCAGCAAGCAATGGCGGCAGCCGCACGTAAGACAGCGCAGGACAAGTTCTGCACCAGCCGGATCATTCCCATGTACGAGCGCTATTACGAACAGGTGTTGAACGAGGTCAGCTGA
- the aqpZ gene encoding aquaporin Z, protein MPLGKRCIAEFFGTFWLVFGGCGSAVLAAAFPSLGIGFAGVALAFGLTVLTMAYTLGHISGGHFNPAVTLGLCAGKRFPAKDVIPYWVAQVIGAVAAAGVLYVIASGKAGFSLEGGFASNGYGLHSPGGYSMMACMVIEIVLTAFFLLIIMGSTDKRVPNGFAPIAIGLGLTLIHLISIPVTNTSVNPARSLGPAVFVGGWALQQVWLFWVAPLIGGLVGGFIYELLFSEYKETPVFSATEQDVANVR, encoded by the coding sequence ATGCCCCTTGGCAAACGCTGTATTGCAGAGTTTTTCGGAACGTTCTGGTTGGTGTTTGGTGGATGTGGCAGCGCAGTGCTGGCGGCTGCGTTTCCATCGCTGGGCATCGGCTTTGCAGGTGTGGCGCTGGCTTTCGGCCTCACCGTTCTCACCATGGCTTATACGTTGGGCCACATTTCTGGTGGCCATTTCAATCCGGCCGTAACGCTGGGCCTATGCGCCGGTAAGCGCTTTCCGGCAAAGGATGTCATCCCGTATTGGGTGGCTCAGGTAATTGGTGCAGTCGCTGCCGCAGGCGTGCTGTATGTCATTGCCAGCGGCAAGGCTGGTTTCAGCCTGGAAGGCGGATTTGCTTCCAACGGTTATGGTCTCCACTCTCCGGGCGGATATTCGATGATGGCCTGCATGGTGATTGAGATTGTGCTGACGGCGTTTTTCCTACTCATCATCATGGGTTCTACAGACAAGCGGGTTCCCAACGGCTTTGCGCCGATTGCCATTGGACTTGGACTGACGTTGATTCACCTGATCTCCATTCCGGTGACCAACACTTCAGTAAACCCCGCTCGCAGCCTTGGACCTGCCGTGTTTGTTGGCGGATGGGCGTTGCAACAGGTGTGGCTTTTCTGGGTGGCGCCGCTGATTGGTGGTTTGGTCGGCGGTTTTATCTACGAATTGCTGTTCAGCGAGTACAAGGAAACGCCTGTGTTCTCAGCCACGGAACAGGATGTTGCTAACGTCCGCTAA
- a CDS encoding gluconate 2-dehydrogenase subunit 3 family protein, with translation MKRREFVKGLAVTAAATTALAQQKASPNAATPVPNTSTITQGEQAVAPNNASARTAQARQRQMASFKTPNIPVSQPDIVAVTDVRYFTPARYATLTRFADLLVPASQGYPGAVQANAPEFLDFLIGASPADRQAMYNDGLDRLNADCMKKSGVSFAKATAAQADAAVRPYLKGWINDHPPMEKHENFIALAHRDIRQATMNSVAWAQAAEVSGERVSVGLYVHPLDPGIETWVTRSGAPKASAPLTKQAHS, from the coding sequence ATGAAACGGCGTGAATTTGTTAAGGGGTTAGCGGTTACGGCCGCGGCCACTACTGCCCTTGCCCAACAGAAGGCTTCGCCCAACGCGGCGACGCCTGTGCCCAACACCAGTACCATCACCCAGGGCGAGCAGGCAGTTGCTCCCAATAACGCATCGGCACGTACGGCGCAGGCGCGCCAGCGCCAGATGGCATCGTTCAAGACGCCAAATATCCCGGTTTCGCAGCCGGACATTGTCGCCGTTACGGATGTGCGTTATTTCACACCAGCACGCTACGCCACGCTGACGCGTTTTGCTGATCTGCTTGTGCCCGCTTCGCAGGGTTACCCCGGCGCAGTACAGGCCAACGCTCCTGAGTTCCTGGACTTCCTCATCGGCGCATCGCCGGCGGATCGCCAGGCCATGTACAACGACGGTTTGGATCGCCTGAACGCCGACTGCATGAAGAAGTCGGGCGTCTCGTTTGCAAAGGCCACTGCGGCCCAGGCTGACGCTGCTGTCCGTCCGTACCTGAAGGGTTGGATCAACGATCATCCGCCGATGGAGAAGCACGAGAACTTCATCGCGCTGGCGCATCGCGATATCCGCCAGGCAACGATGAATTCCGTTGCATGGGCACAGGCTGCCGAAGTTTCGGGCGAGCGCGTGAGCGTTGGTCTGTATGTTCACCCGCTGGATCCGGGCATTGAAACCTGGGTGACGCGCAGTGGTGCACCGAAGGCATCCGCGCCGCTGACCAAGCAAGCACACTCCTAA